The sequence TGCGACCGTAAGCGTTGTGCGCGATCGAGATGGCGAGCCGGTCTGGTCGTCGGAAGGCAAGCCGGAAGTGTTTCGCAAAGGACGGGTAAACTGGTTGGGTCGCGATCCGGACTGGCAAGACCGTTTAGGGTTCCGTGGCAAAAACGATGTCGAAAGCCCAGGCCAGGCTTGGACACGGATCGAATGTATCTGCCGCGATGACGAGCTGACCTATCGAGTTAACGGAAAGCTTGTCAATCACATCACCGATGTTCAGCCTCGCCAAGGCAAAATCTTGGTGCAAACCGAGGGTGCAGAATGGTTCATTCGTAAGCTAGAACTACACCCTTTGCCGGAAGTTCAGCCGTGAACGGATACCTGTCTTGTAAAGATGTACCTCGCGCACCGTACGTTCGATAACTTATTGGGTTGAATGAATGCGTAGCCTACCTTTGATCGCGATTGCCGCTTCAACGCTTTTCCCATTCTTTGCCGCACCAGGTCTCGCCGCCGAGTTCACTCCGCTGGCACTTACGGTACCTGAGGGATACACCGTGGAACTCGCGGCGGCGCCTCCTTTGGTCGATTACCCTATTATGGCCAATTTCGACGACCAAGGGCGTCTCTATGTGGCTGCCAACTCAGGCGAGAACCTCTCGCGCGAAGACCTTGAAAAGCAACTACCTGGCTTTATCCAACGCTTGGAAGACACCAATGGAGATGGCCAGTACGACAAATCGACCCTGTTTGTCGACCAGCTCACCTTCCCGCAAGGATGTCTCTGGCACGCAGGCTCGTTGTACGTGGCATCGAGCGGGGCACTTTGGAGATTTACCGATAACAACGACGATGGTGTGGCGGACCATCGAGAAAAGATCGTGGGTGATTTTGGCTATACCGGCAACGCGGCGGATATCCATGGTCCTTTCTTAGGTCCAGATGGCCGAATCTACTGGTGCGATGGAAGACATGGGCACGAAATCGCAGACAAGTCCGGGGCGTTGGTCAGCAAGGGCAAAGCGGCCCGCATCTTTTCGTGCCGTCCCGACGGTAGCGATGTCCAAACATTTTGCACTGGCGGAATGGACAACCCGGTGGAAGTCGTTTTCACCCCCGAAGGAGAGATATTAGGGACCGTCAACCTCTTCTACGGAGCCCCACGCGGCGACTGCTTGGTCCATTGGCAATATGGGGGTGTCTATCCGCGAAAAGACTACGCACAAATTCTTGAGCAAGAGTTCATTCGGACTGGGGACCTCCTGAAAGAAGTCGTTAACTTCGGCCATGTCGCCGTATCTGGGCTTTGTCGGTACGAAGGCGATCAATGGGGCAATGACAACCGTGGCGCGTTATTTATCACCCAGTTCAATACCGGTCGAATTGTGCGTGTAAAATTGGGCGACGCCAACGGTACCTACCAAGCCGAAGAGATCGAAGACTTCTTAATCGCAGACAACCACGACTTCCATCCAACCGATATTCTTCAAGACAAAGATGGCTCGCTGCTGGTGATTGATACCGGCGGATGGTTTCGTATAGGTTGTCCTCAGTCTGAAATTGCCAAGCCAGATGTGCGTGGTGCCATCTATCGGATTCGCCGGAAGCCGATCAGCGAATCCCCGGAAGCTTCGCCCACAACCGAAGCAACACAGATCGCCGAAGCACAACGTCAGATCTGGAAACTGCGTCGCCAGGAATCGCCGGAGTCGCTCAAGACGCTGACCGGATATCTAGCTAGTGAACACTCCGGCGTTCGTCAAACGGCGATTCGCGCCTTGCTCGATTGGCCCAACCTGGAAACGAACACCGAGTTAATGACCAAATTGGTCCAGCATGCGACGACCGGCGAACCAGCCGAACGACGCGTTGCAGCATGGGTTTTGGCCCGTTGGCAAGGTCTTGAAGCAAACGATATTCCCACGGTTCTCGACGCCTTGGCCAACGACAAGGTCAGCCTTGAAGAGAGACACGCAATCATCCTCAACGTTATCATGAGTGGCCAACGTGAAGCGCTCAACAAAACACTGCTGGCCCAAGACGAGCGAGTTAGCAAGGCCGCGGCCATCGCCCTGGAACAATTGCGTCGTCCTACGATTGCGATTGCCGATCGGCACTGGCTCGATATCCCTGCTGCTTCTCTCGGAGCCAAGCTAACCGATCCCGAACGCCAGCAGCTTTTACAATTGCAAGCCGATCTGCCTGCGGGAAATGCTGCGCACGGGCAGAAGCTATTTAGTGATGCGCGAACGGCTTGCAACAAATGCCATCAGGTCAACGGAGAAGGTGGCCAGGTTGGCCCCGATTTAACAACCATCGGGCGAAGCCGATCGCGGCTCGACTTAATGGAATCGATCCTCTTCCCCAGTGCGACCTTCGCCAGAGGCTTCGCACCTTACACCGTGCTAACCGACGACGGCAAAGTGGTCAGCGGGATCATCCTCGGAGAAGGCGCCGACCAAATCCGCCTCGGCATCGACAAAGACCAATCGGTGACCCTGACCTCGCCTCAGATTGAAGAAATCCGAGCAAGCGAAGTCTCGATCATGCCCAAAGACCTAGCCAAAAACCTATCCCACCAAGAACTAGCAGACCTGCTCGCCTACTTGGAATCGCTATCGGGAACCAAATAGCCAACCAAACATCAGCACATGCCTGCCCCTGAAGTCACTGGGATGCCCCAACAACGGGAAATAGGCCAGAAAAAAAAGCCCTTACGCAAGTCGTTACTGCATAAAGGCTTTTGCTTAGTCGGGGTAACAGGATTCGAACCTGCGACCTTTTGACCCCCAGTCAAACGCGCTAACCAGGCTGCGCTATACCCCGATGTTTTTTCCCTCGTGCGGTTTTTCTTGCCACTTGTTGCTTGGGTGTCCTGGCAGACACCGTTGCTGGGTGGTGGTTCGCTTGGTGGCGATCTGGTTGCCTGAGGGAAGGTACCAATATGCCAACTCTGTCGCTGGCAAACAAGGCCTGATAGCACTTCTCTGGGGAAGTTGGGGGTGGTTTTGCTTGGCTAGGGGGCGAAAATGTCCGTTACGATCAGGAAATTCGGCTATCACGGATTTGCCACGATTTAGGGTCTAGGCGTGGGACTACATTCAAACTGTCGAGTGTGGCGGCGATTTCGATGTCCGCTTCGAGGCCGATTCGCAGGACGTTGCGACCTCCGCGGCTTCGCTTTAGACGCTGGGCGAGGGATGAAGCGGTAAGGCCTGACTTGGCCTCCTGCCAGGCGTCGGTGGCGATCTGGGCCTGGTCGTTTCGCTCGATCAAAGGGGCATCTGCCGTGAGATGGTCGACGATGGCCCCGGCCAGCAAGACGTCTTCTCGCGTGATCTCACCTTCGGTGCCGGCACACACGATTTGGATGTTCTCGTATTCGGCTAGTTCGTTGCAGAGAGGGGTTAAATTGGCAAACGAAGCAATGTAAATCAGTTCGGCCGCGCGGCAGGCCTGCATGGC comes from Bremerella cremea and encodes:
- a CDS encoding 2-phosphosulfolactate phosphatase, whose product is MKTKRIDVYLLPALMGETDLSGTVAVVIDVLRATTTITHAIANGAECVIPQLTIEEAQQQHVANPAALLGGERGGERIKGFDLGNSPTEYAPAVVAGKQILFTTTNGTKAMQACRAAELIYIASFANLTPLCNELAEYENIQIVCAGTEGEITREDVLLAGAIVDHLTADAPLIERNDQAQIATDAWQEAKSGLTASSLAQRLKRSRGGRNVLRIGLEADIEIAATLDSLNVVPRLDPKSWQIRDSRIS
- a CDS encoding PVC-type heme-binding CxxCH protein is translated as MRSLPLIAIAASTLFPFFAAPGLAAEFTPLALTVPEGYTVELAAAPPLVDYPIMANFDDQGRLYVAANSGENLSREDLEKQLPGFIQRLEDTNGDGQYDKSTLFVDQLTFPQGCLWHAGSLYVASSGALWRFTDNNDDGVADHREKIVGDFGYTGNAADIHGPFLGPDGRIYWCDGRHGHEIADKSGALVSKGKAARIFSCRPDGSDVQTFCTGGMDNPVEVVFTPEGEILGTVNLFYGAPRGDCLVHWQYGGVYPRKDYAQILEQEFIRTGDLLKEVVNFGHVAVSGLCRYEGDQWGNDNRGALFITQFNTGRIVRVKLGDANGTYQAEEIEDFLIADNHDFHPTDILQDKDGSLLVIDTGGWFRIGCPQSEIAKPDVRGAIYRIRRKPISESPEASPTTEATQIAEAQRQIWKLRRQESPESLKTLTGYLASEHSGVRQTAIRALLDWPNLETNTELMTKLVQHATTGEPAERRVAAWVLARWQGLEANDIPTVLDALANDKVSLEERHAIILNVIMSGQREALNKTLLAQDERVSKAAAIALEQLRRPTIAIADRHWLDIPAASLGAKLTDPERQQLLQLQADLPAGNAAHGQKLFSDARTACNKCHQVNGEGGQVGPDLTTIGRSRSRLDLMESILFPSATFARGFAPYTVLTDDGKVVSGIILGEGADQIRLGIDKDQSVTLTSPQIEEIRASEVSIMPKDLAKNLSHQELADLLAYLESLSGTK